The genomic stretch TCCATTGTAGTGATCGCCTTGGTTGCGCTTGTTGTGATGCAGCGCAAGATGGGTCGGGAGAACATCTGGTACACCCTTGCCCTCTCCTTTATTGGCGGCGGGGCTGTGGGTAATGTGATTGATCGGGTGCTGTACGGCTCGGTGGTGGATTTTCTGGATTTCTATATCGGGAAATACCACTGGCCTGCCTTTAATGTGGCGGATTCCGGGATTTTCGTCGGGGTGAGCATCTTTCTGGTGTTGCAGCTTCTTGAGGGGGAGGGACATAAAAAGGAACCTATGGAAGACACGACCTGAAGGAGCAGGTCGTTCCTGTGCATTCTAACCTGTTTTATTCTCTTTCGTCCAGCATGTTAAGGGTATATCTCCACCCTTGCTAACGGCAATTACCAAGAACAAACAGGGAGAGATCATTATGCAGAAACGACATGTCCGCCTGTCCCGTAACGGGCGCAATCAGGTCGTTCGGATCCCGCGTGAGTTTGAACTGGAAGGAGATGAAGCAGTCATTCGCGGAGACGGCGGCAGGCTGATTATAGAACCAGTAGTAAAAGGAGGCCTGCTTGCATTACTGGCCAATTGGGAAGCGACTGATGACTGTTTAATGAAAACACATGACCCTCCGGTCACACCGGAAGATATTTTTTGAGATGACCGCATACCGGTACCTGCAAAAAAGGTTCTTCCCTGCCTGTGCTTGCCTTGGAAAAAAATGTCGATCAAGAGTTCGGTGAGATTAGAACAGCACTGGACCGTATAGGGCAGCCGATCGGGGGCAATGACCTGCTGATTGCCGCCCATGCCCGTACTCTGCGACTGACTGTTGTCACCGCAAACGTACGTGAATTTTTACGGGTTCCCGGTTTCGCGGTTGAGAACTGGCTGGAATAATAGCAAGTGCAGGCGGATAAAATGGCGTTGCAGTGCTACAGAGCCGTTTTCTCCC from Candidatus Electrothrix communis encodes the following:
- the lspA gene encoding signal peptidase II, translating into MIRFFIIMVLVVVGDQLTKLWILDNFALYDSRVIIPGFFNLTFLRNTGAAFGMLSGMPLLWRQIFFISIVVIALVALVVMQRKMGRENIWYTLALSFIGGGAVGNVIDRVLYGSVVDFLDFYIGKYHWPAFNVADSGIFVGVSIFLVLQLLEGEGHKKEPMEDTT